A part of Brassica rapa cultivar Chiifu-401-42 chromosome A05, CAAS_Brap_v3.01, whole genome shotgun sequence genomic DNA contains:
- the LOC108871867 gene encoding blue copper protein-like, which produces MALIKNKSLFASFMIFVALFVGGTVHNVGDTKGWTMMGVDYEAWASSRTFQVRDSLIFENNKDYHDDKTSVPASLGPAAAPVPRQVRSPSLSLSPLPDSTVNNGPRKESASTMKTTIMSLLIVVLPLIGLSHAASFYEVGDFNGWTTKMGVAYYKTWSSSKTFYVGDALIFQYNKDIHNVIEVNFRDYESCNPNSALARYKSEYEPVKLNRTGHYYFICGFTGHCEAGQKLEVLVMPASLQNTTIIQQNNTSSSNPKPNPVNAKPNPTPKPKPSPSPPLEDPLVVLPVDDATIASLPHNAVSNPRVWSGLSMLSLILLKSLVSS; this is translated from the exons ATGGCTTTGATCAAGAACAAATCCTTATTCGCTTCTTTTATGATTTTTGTGGCACTCTTTGTTGGGGGCACCGTTCACAATGTCGGAGACACGAAAGGATGGACCATGATGGGCGTTGATTATGAGGCATGGGCTTCTTCAAGAACTTTTCAAGTCAGAGACTCTTTGATCTTCGAAAACAACAAAGACTACCACGAC GACAAAACTAGCGTTCCGGCCTCGTTAGGTCCGGCTGCAGCTCCTGTTCCTAGACAGGTCCGGTCACCAAGCTTATCCTTGTCTCCTTTGCCTGATTCAACGGTTAATAATGGTCCAAG GAAAGAATCAGCATCGACCATGAAGACCACAATCATGAGTTTGTTAATTGTGGTATTACCACTAATCGGTTTATCTCATGCTGCATCCTTTTACGAGGTTGGAGACTTCAACGGATGGACGACAAAGATGGGGGTTGCCTATTACAAGACATGGTCTTCTTCAAAGACTTTCTACGTTGGAGATGCTCTCATCTTTCAATACAACAAGGATATCCACAACGTGATTGAAGTGAACTTCAGAGATTATGAATCGTGCAACCCTAACTCAGCTCTGGCAAGATATAAATCAGAGTATGAACCGGTTAAACTTAACAGAACCGGGCACTATTACTTCATATGCGGTTTTACTGGTCACTGCGAAGCTGGTCAAAAGCTGGAGGTCCTAGTCATGCCTGCTTCTCTGCAGAATACTACCATTATTCAACAAAACAACACCTCttcttctaaccctaaacctaatcCTGTTAATGCTAAGCCTAATCCTACGCCTAAACCTAAACCTTCTCCTTCGCCACCTTTAGAGGATCCTCTTGTGGTTCTTCCAGTAGATGATGCAACGATTGCTTCACTTCCTCACAATGCGGTCTCAAACCCTCGTGTGTGGAGTGGCTTAAGCATGCTCTCCTTAATTCTTCTAAAAAGCCTAGTTTCTTCTTGA
- the LOC103867918 gene encoding mavicyanin — MALIKNGSLFTSLMIFVALFGVAVGGTVHNVGDSKGWTMMGVDYEAWASSRTFQVGDSLVFVYSKDYHDVNEVTPNNFEQCEPSNPLERYETGSDTVTLTNPGVHNFICGVPGHCDIGQKLQIVVLPASLGPVAAPVRPLRSPSSFSSFSPSPLADSPVNNGPRYQMGPAPAPHSAASDSSAWMGFYSLISFFSLFILV, encoded by the coding sequence ATGGCTTTGATCAAGAACGGATCCTTATTCACTTCTTTGATGATTTTTGTGGCACTCTTTGGAGTTGCAGTTGGAGGCACCGTTCACAATGTCGGAGACTCAAAAGGATGGACCATGATGGGCGTTGATTACGAGGCATGGGCTTCTTCAAGAACTTTTCAAGTCGGAGACTCTTTGGTCTTCGTATACAGCAAAGACTACCACGACGTCAACGAAGTCACTCCCAACAATTTCGAGCAGTGTGAACCATCTAATCCATTAGAAAGATACGAAACCGGGTCCGACACGGTCACTCTAACAAACCCAGGAGTCCACAACTTTATATGCGGAGTTCCTGGTCACTGCGACATCGGACAAAAGCTTCAAATAGTAGTGTTACCAGCCTCGTTGGGTCCTGTTGCAGCTCCTGTTAGACCACTCCGATCACCCAGCTCATTCTCGTCTTTTTCACCATCTCCGTTGGCTGATTCACCGGTTAATAATGGTCCAAGGTACCAGATGGGGCCAGCACCAGCTCCACATAGTGCAGCTTCGGATTCTAGTGCGTGGATGGGATTCTACTCActaatttctttcttttctcttttcatCTTAGTTTGA